The nucleotide sequence gctttttttgttccttttttttttttttacagtatgtTACAGTTTTTTTAAACTAGCATACAATGCAAAGCTAAATTAGATTAGTATTTTGCCCACACACATTGGGACAAGTGTTTaatttgtacaaaaaaaaagatggtctGCAttagtcttcattttcttttccccctcaaaaGTGCCCCTTTGTCTCACAAATCTTCATGCTCACACAACTTTTACTTTCCTCTTCCACAAGACGAAAACTTTAAATACTACAATTTTATTTACAGATCCACATctaaaaaaaactcttaaaaaattACAAACCAGCTAGAAAATATTCTGGCAGTGTTTACAAATTAATTCTATTATACAAAACTGCTAGATAACTGAAGTGTGAGTTGAAACATATATCAACTTAAATACAACTGCTGAATGATCTATGCACACATTTGTACATATAAACACACACTTAACACTGTTTAACAGTTCTTTATGTGTTGCTCTTTATACATTTGTTATATTCCAAAACTCACACAGTCATACAGTTTTCTTATTAGTACTGtgacttctttccttttcatgtgTGAGCTTTCATAGCAGCAACTCAAATGGTACCAGAAAACCTGCATACATAATATTCTACTACAGTACAAATAGTACTAATTTTCTGAATATGTCAGATAAGCACAACGGTAATGCAAACAAAGAGGATTATATGGGCATCATCTAATCAACATTACATTAACTTAGCCCAGAACATGGCAACATATTttacactcaaaaaaaaaaaatttatttaagaCTTCTTAGAATTCCTCtcactttcaaaaaaataaatattggtaTTATACTATACTACCAAagatcttcaaaaaataaatgcaattcaGTTGATGTGGTACTTACAGTTatgtactttggaaaaaaaaaattagttccATTTTGCTGGCGAAGAGAATTATAAAAAGCTGTAAGCAGAGGAAGCTAACCCACTGAGATAAATATGATATATTGAACAAACAAAGCTTGGCATAAGTGTTTTCCATAGAGGGAAAAACCCACAGTGCATCTCTAGTAGGCACTTAACACAAAGCCCCACTTAGTACCACAAAAATTTATGTACCAGTTCTAATGCACACTGGGGGCAGTAAAATTGAACTGTGCATCTTCGttctagtttaaaaaaacaaccaacaaaaactactttcacacacacacacaagcatttttaaaaatctgtgattACTACGAGAAGTGGCAGAACTTTATACTTTTCAATATTTGCAATATACACTACATTTACagtgtattttttattaaaagcttttaaGGACTTAAGTATTTGACCTCATAATGAGACATATACACTGCTCAAAATGAGCATTATGACAGCAATTTAAACATTCCCACAAGTAGCTGAAGAATCCCATTTCACACTTTTGCATTACTTCATATTTATGTTTACTGCAGGTACAATCCATGTTGTGATGCTCAAAAGACATGCATTCTCTGCAGAAGGCACGACCTGAAATACTATTATAAAATTGTTATTTATGACTAAGCCAGTTCATTGAGCCCTTCTCCACAAGCCCACTTGTCATGGTAAGCAGAGACTGGGGGagtgtgaaaacaaaaacatttacagtcACCTGCTTGCCCTTGCTGACTCACAAGGCGCTGGAGCTTAGGGTCAAGAAGAAGACCTTGTAAAAGCCTTCAGTTGTTGTTTGTAGTATTTTAGggaatattaaattaaaatatcagaagtGTTCAAGAGCCTAGTTTCTGTAATAATGCTATTTTATGGTAAGTTGGGGACAACTCTGAATGATGGTATGTGTTTTGATTCCATTAAAAACATGATTTAGACACAAGCATCTTTTAAGAGAATCAGCTGTATATAAATTCATCCACCAGTGAAGGAAGCTTCTCTAAATCATAAGCATCAAAGAGATCACTGATGCCTTCTTCATCCCCAAGGCTCAGCAAATAATCTTCCTGAAGCAGAGGAGGCAGCAAATTCACAAACGGTCCTTCAAAGTTTGAGGGAATTTGGTCCTCGGTCTGCTGTAGAAGGTTGGCTGGAGAAGCCAGTGGAGAGATTGTTGCCATATTTACTGAGCAGTCACCTTGTCCTGAGTTAGCAGAAGCCACTTCTGTaagagaggggagaaggggtggggagggggggaagatGATACGTTTAATCCTATTAGAACTGATAGACATGGATGACACAAAGTCTAAAGGGCCTTTCATAAAGcatcatttaaacaaaaaaatgcccTTCAGTTCAGATCATTTGTAGCCTGTTTTTGTGTGTTACAAAGGTCTTCTCAAAAATATTCATGGTGCTATCACCACTGACTTCTCTAGTAAAAATCTTCGTTTACAAGATCTGAACAACTACTGAATAAAATGAAGTGAAAGatgacaatttttttcagtggaattcATACACCTGAAGTACTTCAAAGTACAAACTTTCTAAGCAGCAGATGATATCAGCGACACTGTGCAGCTGTATATACCAATACACCAAGATTTCTGCCTGGTGTTGAGACAAATCTTTCTGCTACTGTCctatttgaaaatgttgcaggaacaaaattgtttttcttcaatattGCATAAACTTTAGTTACATATGAGACTTATTTTAAATACCTGatgcagaggaaaacatttgttcCCCCAGTATGCACCAGAAAGACATAGTGGAAAATGCTTACCTTACCTTTTTActtcttagaaaaataaagccaaaaaaTAAGAGCCGGATATCTAAAGTTCAATTTGAAATCTTGTACAAAAGCACAGAGGAAGGCTTTTAGTAttagaaataaatcattttacctttggaaatagtttttgaaatatttccgTTGTGGTCCTGACTATAGGTTTTCATTGGACTGAGGGCATCATTTTCCTCTGGGCACAGATAAACTTCAATAGGTCCTTGAGTACTAGATAAATGTATCAATGCACTCTGCTAACAAAACAAATGTCAGTAAGGTGTTATAATAATGAACTTGACAAAACATTGACAATTCACAGTAAGTTCTAAATGGGGTgtgaatatttaaacatttttttttttactgaccaaaaaaaattttgaaaaccCCCATACATCTTCTGAAGATGACTTGGCTAATGCATCTTGTAAACTGGAAGAGAATGTAAAagcttttcctcctgtttgCAGCCCACAAATCTCAGAAGCCCACCATTTTATGTATTTCCTCACAACCAGAGAGAGGTAAAGGATTGAACTCCTGACATTTTCTAACAATCATAAGAACCTGGACTATTCTGATGGAACAGAACAACGGTATCCAAGACTTAGGTTTTATTGTTATTCATTAACAATAACATCGAATGTATTTGTGTAAATGTGCCAGAACCTTCCCACTCCCCCAAAAAACTTTCAGCACTGATTCACATTGAATTCAAAGTGCTTTAAGTTCACCTGTTTATCAGGGAAGTTTTtccaaataacaacaacaacaacagccaTTTTCATCATCAAAgcttattttataaataagcCTGAGGTCCTTCTGCCCCCTCAAGGAAGTAACTCTAATTTGAAAAGTATTCCTGAATACCAGGAACTCTTAATCCATTTCAAAAAGTTAAGTTTTCTTAGCTTTCACACTGATGCAATAAAATGAGATGGCATACTAcagacagataaaaaaaatctctgaagttTTTCATAGTGTTCTGATGGAAAATCATAAATGGTTCTGGTTAAATATAAACCTACTACAGCTGTACTACATTAATAGAGTTAAAAAGCATGAATACAGACATTATATACCTCCTGGCAGACTTCTTCCAAACACATATTATTGTGCTCTTTCACAAAAAGTTCCTCACACTATTTGTGCTTTGGCAGTTATACAGCATTGCAGACAGCATTTACAGATATAGAGAACAAAAGAACAGGAGTACCCCCAGAACATGGAAAACAGCAAGGAGTACTTAGAGCAATGCTATAGGTAATTAGAAAAAAGAAGATGGGGAGAGCAGGAGTTGGAGACAGTACTGAAATATAACTgcaaatgagagaaagaaatgactTCTTACTGCCTGAAGCTGAACAATCACGAGTGAGTTGGGTATATAGGATAAGGGAGGTCTAGGCACTAGTTTTAACGATGGCatgcatctctctctctctacctGTCTGATTTCactgaattaaaaatcaaaaagtgTAATGCCTAGGGGAAAGAATCAGGGAAGAAAGCAATGAtaatggtgtgtgtgtgtgtatatacatggatactgataaaaaaatattccttcctcactgcagcaaaatgattttttcttcccaaacctACACCTAGGATGaaagtgggggaaaaacagaaaaggatggAAACCATAACAGACCTATGCAAGTGAAGAATCTTGGTAAGAGAAGTCACACAGCATGAATATCTGCAGTCTGTGACTGCAGGTAGCTCTGGGCTCAGGGGAACCAGCTAGacattaaagacaaaaaaaataaggtagaGGCATGAACACAGCATGGAGGATGTTGAGTTTTAGCTTTATCTCTGATTGCACTTTGAGTGAAGAAAATAAGGTACACTATATGCCTCTCTAAAGCTCTGGCTCATGCAAAGCATTTACTTTTGTCCAGCATACTTAGGTCTCCATTTTAACCAGGAATTGTAAAACAGCACACTTTTGACATCAAGAGCTAAAATTCCAGGCACAGATGAACCATGTAGTTCATAAACTAGGAGAGAAATGATATAAAACTACTCCCTGAGGgtatattcaaagaaaaatcacctGAACCATTTTCTCCATAATTGTGAAATCAGGTAAAGGAAGTGAAAAGTGACTAATTTACCCTAGCCATCTACctgaaataaggaaaagaaaccaaatgaggacAAAGGAACTTGAGCCAGGCATCTCACAGACAAGAGCTGGCAGTGAGAGACTGTGGTTTGAGCAACAAGGAGCAACAGAAGAAGGACAAAATGCACCCAGGCAGCTTCAGAAACAGACGTGATtgtaataaagaagaaaaagaaatccccaTCCCTACACATTTCACAATAGCAAACAAAAAGTGTGCTAGCAAAATGTAAGAAGTTTAATGCAGATGTGTTAAAATCAGTTTCAATGAAGCAGAGATGAtgacagaagaaggaagggtTAGAACAGATTCTAGGAGTAAAATAAGTTTCTACAATAACTTTAATACTTCAAAAAAGAGAATCCTACATAACAACATGTCTCTTCTAATTAGGATATCAGTAATATGAGTCATCCAGATGTTTAAGTCTTTGAGTTATCCATGAACTTTTTGACTAAAACTACATAAAGCTAGAAAAATAAGAGCTGAATCTCTTAAGAGAAAGATTTTAGAGGCTTATGAACAGGGAATTTTCAACTGTCAAGGAAGAGCTCTTTTTTATATAAAGTataagaaaagagaataatCCGTATATAGCACAGATTACCCTGAATGGAAAGCTGGAATtgagagaaaaggaacaaataaTGGTTGCCTtgtgtaaaatgattttttaagattctccttcctttttaaaaaaaataaatatctatcTAAAGCTTTTAAGACAGATGAATGTGGTACTGTATGCCAATATAATCCAGCCTGGGCATCAGTTTCCACAGTAAAACTCACAGCACGCTTGCTCCATGCATAGGAAAATGATAACCTGGCAGGATAAGTCAGGTTCTCCTTACCTCCACTGGGTCAGGCACTTCAAGTCTTGTTTCTGGAGGAGCTTTCACAACTATAACAGTTTGGTCTTTAAGGCCACTAATTTTTCGAATATCTTGGTATGTTACATAAGCTAATGTAATCACTGTTAAGGAATTTTCCAACCCAGGTTACAATATATTTAGACCACtagaaaaggcaaaattctgcaaattatttttccactttctcaCAGCTACATTACTCTTAGCCCAAAGTTTCCTATTCTTTACACTGGCTGCAATTGTAATCAAAGTGAGAACTTCCCTTTGATCTAACAGCTGGACCGAGTATTGAGAGACAAAAGGAGTTGTCTGTTCTGAgtgctctctcttttccttcatatATGTACAAGTAAAGCTCAACAATCTGCAATTACTCATAGActgcatgaagaaaaattttTACAAGCAATCAAAACAGAATGAActggaaatcacagaaaagtGTAAAGGAATTAACAGATGCATGTTATAGATGCACATgtacaatatatttttgaagTCATCAATATCAATTTTCACTTGAGggtttttgggtttgttttcttttttccccttaggtAAACATTTATCTAGGTAGCCCAACTATTTTAAAGAACTGTTTAAACAGCTACTTTAAACAACTTCACAGTGTAGAAAGTCGATTTCGAGTTCTGCATAAGCATGGAATGAACATGAATGTTTGGCTGTTCAGCATGGACTTGCTCAATTCAGTATGAGTGTTTTGGTGTGCTACTGCACAATGGTGCCTCAGTTACTGACCTGTGTAACTGAGTGCTTGGAACGGCAAACAGCCGGCATCATATGCAAGCGCTTCCAGCTCTTTATTTTTGTCATCTGAGAGTTATCTAACATAATGTTTGCCCTGTAGAAACAGGATCTCATTTATCATTACATTTTCTGGGGCATAAATGTGGAATATTTTGTTGAACGTGTACTGTTACTGCGCAGTACACCAACACAACCTGCCCAAGATCAACAACCCATACCTCTCACATCTAACTTGGACCAAATGCAAAGTATCAGGTCAGGAGGCAAAATGGCAGGTCAGCTTTCATGCAAATGGCTTTTACCATGACTTATACCACTCCTTCAGGAAGGTACAGCAAGGTTTGCAAATCCGAAGTACAAATTAGAGCAACAGTGTCTGACGCGATATGAACAAAGGAAAGGATTgcctgtttttcaaataaaacaaccTTTGATGCCATAGCCAAAAGCTCCCCAAGATAATGTTGGTCACATACCAAAACATTTAAGTTTGCAATCAGTtattttttgactgtttttaaagagagaCTAGAAAGTAAAAAGGCTGGGCACAACATAAtcatgaggaagaagaaaaatcttcaaaagctgaaatgttGCCTTCAGAGATTAAGCAAAGGAAGAGGCTTCTCAGCTCCTTGAGCATTCAGTGAGCCACCCAATGCGAGACTTCAGTGAGATAAGCTAAAGACAGTGCTGGGATACAATCAGATTGATCCCCAGGTTTAACACTTCAGCTTTACTTCCTTAATGATCTCTAGTATTATCAGTAAACTTGGAGTCACAAAAGGATTTTGGGACTATGCTCTCCTAAATCCAAGAGCATGAGGCCAACACCTCTACATGTGCCTGACCATGTAGCATACTGCGAACAGTGATCCCTCCTCACCCATCCCCTAGGGAGCCAGCAACCACAGGGCAGGGATCTCTACCACACCAATAGGTGGTAATACAAATAGGGAATCATAATACTCAGCTTTGTCTCCCTTCAGTCTCTTCATGGACCAAACTCTTATTTGAGGACAGTGCTAACCTTACTTTCTATGCCACTCAGTGATCTCGCTTTCATGTGCATTTTGAGATGTAAGCAGTCAAAAGACAGTATTTACATTATTCACGTTACTTTTTACTGACACTCCCATAGTTATTTTCtattcttcaaaacagaaaataggtTCATTAGATGCTTTTCAAGAACTACTGACtatttaaagtaataaaagttttcacatcagtatttaaaaaatgctcTCCCCTGTTGCTAACAGGTGGGAAACCTACTGAAAATGAGAACTAGTTAATTACGAGAGGTTTTAGCAGCCAAAATACCAAAAGTCACATGAACTTTATGCAATTGAGCATTGCTATGCTACACTAAGTTAGACTAAAATAGACTTTCTGAGGAGCTcataaaactatttaaatatttatccatATTTTATTATAGATTCTCTAACCAGGGAAGTTTGAAAATTTGTTGCAAGCTTCAAACTAAACTGACTCCCAACTTTATCTTCCTCTCTGTACCTGTAATTTATGTACAaagtttaatataaaaaaaagtattgtataatgagtacacacacacacacctgttACCTTGCAAAGTCTTTGTCTCCGTGCCTTCTGCACGAAATGGGGTTTGCTATAGGCTCAAAATAGTCTAAATAGCACAGGGCTTTGGATGTCATCACTCATTAATCAGCTAAATTCTTGGTTCTACTCTATGTGAACACTGTTGTTATGGGCTAATTCATGTaccacttttttattttttgtgcatTCCAGGTGCAAGTGGTTTAGGTaactttcagataaaaatacatcaaaaccAGTTGGCCAATCTCTGGAAGTGTCTGCTGCTGTGTATCACATTCCTTGGAAGAATTTTCCTGGTATTACAGGAACAGCAAGGAGACTGACCATCTTTGAGGCTTTGGCAAAAAGGATATCTCTGATTCTCTGAGTCCTCTGTTAGCAACTTGAGGTCCAGGGTGCAGCTTTGGATTAGCTCATCCAGTTTCTTCTCTTCCTGAGTCAGTTCAGTCACCTCCTTTGTGAGGCCTTGACGCTGTGCCATCATGCCACCATCCTCTGACAGACTGCAGCCCCTATGAACCCAAAGAGCAAAGACACCTTTTGAACATTTGTACAGCTGGACGCTATGctacaggaaagcaaaaaggcAGGGTTTTACACTGCACATCAGTTTCCTAGGCCTTTCCTCCTAAACCCGTCCATGGTGTGTCAACATAAACTAcacattccagaaaaaaaatcgtTTTATCATGACAACACATTTCAAGATTGAAAAGTAGAATATTACTAAGCATTTACAAAATCTCGCGTCTAACTCTCCTCTACTTTAACTACACCCTGAAAAAGACTGAGGAAGACAGTAGGTAAAGATGCGCACACAAAAACTTCCTCCACCTGCAGAAGCAAATTAGTTAATCCAGTATTCAGACAAAATGTGGGACTAATTTCCTTGAGAAACACTATTTATATACTGAAAATATGTCTTAattaactgaaaaagaaagctttgtccTGATAGAAGGCACTTTGGACGATTGCTTGGAACAAAATGTTAGAATGGAAAGTGGGAGAAGAATAATATTGCTACCCTGTAAGAGTGAAATCagccaggaggaatggaaaAGGATAATGAATACTCACATCCACTGAATGTTgtttttggattttttcttaatgagatGGATGCCTTCCAGTACATTGGTGATATCGTAAATCCTCCTTTTTTGCACCTTGAGGACCTCTGCCGCTCTGTTCAAATCTAGGACCCCATCAGGAGATTGGCTCAGCAACTGAATGAACTTCTTTGTAAGAAGTCCAAGTGATGTATCATACCGAGTCTTTTCTGAAGGAGATTTTGGAGCttggagagagaagaagaaaaaaaaaaaaagacaaatcaatTTTCTCATATTGGTTCCAAAAGCAGTATCCAGAAATGAAAGGATACATATTACAGACATTTCTTTCATATTTACTAAAGAAATCTCTCAAACTTCTGCACTGACACAACTTACCACTGggtatttatttgtatttcaagaTGTACTTTTCCAAAAATCACAGGTACATGAGCAAATacgtgtatttttttaaatgcaaatatttccattaGTCTGGACGTTACATATAGCAATATTCTACTTTGGCTTTCACTATGTGAATTCTTAATAGTATTTTTAGTATCTATTTATCCTGGCAGCAATACCAAAAATCCCCCTATGACTCTCCTTCATCAGGCTGATAGCCAGCTTTCATCAGGGTTTGATCTTCCCCTCTTGTAAGATAAGTGTTTCACATGCAATTGAGCAGGACTTAGGTGTACTTCAGTGGGTGAACAAAATGACAGATTCCATCAGTGCCAGACTCAGTGATTTACAAAAAGCTCAAGTGAATTAGATGAGATTGACATGAGATGCAATTTATAATCATAATTTCTCCATAACCAAACAATGCTCAAACAGGGCAAGAGCagccatttcttttaaatgagaagTCAGCAAACGGCTTCAATCTTATAATTCACTGCTTTCACACACAAATGTAGCATCAACATGTTTAATAGATGAGTTTTTAAGAGTTTAAATATATGGATCAGAATAATTTCTAATTCTGAATGTTCAAGGCCTTTGTGTCAAGGGAAATAAGCCAGACATTATTAGAAGCCTGCTGGGTTGAAAGTTTCCCTGTGGTATGATCATCACTGTTAGTAAAACCTTTATTGTACTTCTCAAACCTTTCATTTGCTTTAGGTTAAGTGAAATACTGCACAGGATGGGTCTTAGGCTGATCTGGTGGTCATTTCCATATTTTCAAGGTTCAGGTCCCACACTTAATTGAGAAAGTCAGTCTAAACTGAAATACCAccagaaagtaaaattttagactgccatgaaatatttttaagaatatgaTAGCTTTTCAGTGAAAACCAATTCATTGCCTGCTTGCAAAGAAAGCCACCTGTACTGCTTCTTTGGTGGATTCAGGGCTTGTTTGTACTGGGAAATGGAGGAAGTCATCTCAGTTAAGTGGCATCGTGTATTTAGAGCAgggtgtgggttttgttgttgttgtttttggttggttggtttttaaatATGGGGGTTAGGGAAGAATAAGAGGATCAGCATAAGAATGGCAAGAGGCTACTTGACCTCCCATCTCAAATGGCATGCGTTCCTGCTCATGCAGCAACAAAGTCCTCTATACGGCCTTATCAACACTGCAGCAGTATCCTATGCTCTAAATGGTATATTGAGCTTCTgtgagaatgcacttcaatttAAAACAGACACTAAACAGTGGCAGCAATAATCTGGCTGTATTGCAAGGAGAGAAGACAGATCAGAGGCCACAGACAGCACCGAACATTTAACATTGTTGAAGCACAGCTACCGTTCTTCGCAAATccctgcctggggaaatgagccCTGCCAATCGCCTGCTGTAACTTTAGTAGAAGAAGAGACTTCCCTGATTAGCCTTGCGTCATAACTGTGCATTTGATCCCATCATAATACTCTGATTCCTCAGCATCTACCTCTCCTAAGAGTACCCAGCCACATGCCCTTGGCTGAAGATGGTTCCTGGaccagaggagctgcaggctgcccagccCGCAGCAGGACAGATCCAGCAGCCAGGAGcctctgcagcctctctgcagctctccacCAACCACGCAGCATGTTGCCTGGCTGCGCGGTTGAGCTTGCTGCACGTGCATCCA is from Anser cygnoides isolate HZ-2024a breed goose chromosome 2, Taihu_goose_T2T_genome, whole genome shotgun sequence and encodes:
- the E2F3 gene encoding transcription factor E2F3 isoform X3: MPLQQAKRRLELGESGHQYLAEGLKTPKGKGRAATRSPDSPKTPKSPSEKTRYDTSLGLLTKKFIQLLSQSPDGVLDLNRAAEVLKVQKRRIYDITNVLEGIHLIKKKSKNNIQWMGCSLSEDGGMMAQRQGLTKEVTELTQEEKKLDELIQSCTLDLKLLTEDSENQRLAYVTYQDIRKISGLKDQTVIVVKAPPETRLEVPDPVEQSALIHLSSTQGPIEVYLCPEENDALSPMKTYSQDHNGNISKTISKEVASANSGQGDCSVNMATISPLASPANLLQQTEDQIPSNFEGPFVNLLPPLLQEDYLLSLGDEEGISDLFDAYDLEKLPSLVDEFIYS
- the E2F3 gene encoding transcription factor E2F3 isoform X1; its protein translation is MRRGLQPPAPAAQPPAPPSDCRVAPAAFPARFAAGTFIQIRSTGAAAGAPCVVSSAAAAAAAQAPGAFAPAADGGQPAGSSLYCTPHGPAGRTALLQPALGGGGGRPPAKRRLELGESGHQYLAEGLKTPKGKGRAATRSPDSPKTPKSPSEKTRYDTSLGLLTKKFIQLLSQSPDGVLDLNRAAEVLKVQKRRIYDITNVLEGIHLIKKKSKNNIQWMGCSLSEDGGMMAQRQGLTKEVTELTQEEKKLDELIQSCTLDLKLLTEDSENQRLAYVTYQDIRKISGLKDQTVIVVKAPPETRLEVPDPVEQSALIHLSSTQGPIEVYLCPEENDALSPMKTYSQDHNGNISKTISKEVASANSGQGDCSVNMATISPLASPANLLQQTEDQIPSNFEGPFVNLLPPLLQEDYLLSLGDEEGISDLFDAYDLEKLPSLVDEFIYS
- the E2F3 gene encoding transcription factor E2F3 isoform X2, encoding MRRGLQPPAPAAQPPAPPSDCRVAPAAFPARFAAGTFIQIRSTGAAAGAPCVVSSAAAAAAAQAPGAFAPAADGGQPAGSSLYCTPHGPAGRTALLQPALGGGGGRPPAKRRLELGESGHQYLAEGLKTPKGKGRAATRSPDSPKTPKSPSEKTRYDTSLGLLTKKFIQLLSQSPDGVLDLNRAAEVLKVQKRRIYDITNVLEGIHLIKKKSKNNIQWMGCSLSEDGGMMAQRQGLTKEVTELTQEEKKLDELIQSCTLDLKLLTEDSENQRLAYVTYQDIRKISGLKDQTVIVVKAPPETRLEVPDPVESALIHLSSTQGPIEVYLCPEENDALSPMKTYSQDHNGNISKTISKEVASANSGQGDCSVNMATISPLASPANLLQQTEDQIPSNFEGPFVNLLPPLLQEDYLLSLGDEEGISDLFDAYDLEKLPSLVDEFIYS